The Flavobacterium johnsoniae UW101 genomic interval CAGTCTAATTCGGCTGTAAATTATGCTTATACGTTCCAGCCAAAAGAAGTTGTTCCGTTTAAGAGTACTAAATTCATGAAGAAAAGTGAATATTGGAAATTGTTGAGCGATTTCAACTTTAATTACCTGCCGTCAAACATATCTTTTAATACCAATATTTTAAGACAAAGCAACCGTCAGCAGTTTAGAGAAGTTGAGGTTGAAGGAATTGGTCTTGATCCGCTTTACAGAAGAAATTTTGCGTTTAATTACCAATACGGATTTGGTTTTAACTTAACTAAATCTCTAAAGCTAAATTATTCAGCAACATCAAATAACATTGTTCGAAACTTCTTAAACGATGACAATTCTCCAAAAGAAGATTTTAATATCTGGGATGATTATTTAGACATTGGAACACCAAATCAGCATGCGCAGCAGTTGGTTTTAAATTATGATATTCCAATTAACAAAATTCCAATTTTTGGTTTTGTAAAAGCGAGTTATTCATATACGGCAGATTATATGTGGCAGCGTTCTTCGACAGCATTTTCAGAATACGAAGATCCAAACGGTACCGTTTATGATTTAGGAAATACAATTCAGAATTCAAATTCAAATACACTTACAACAACTTTGAATATGAATACGCTGTATAAATATCTTGGTTTAACACCGGGTGCTAAAAAAACAGCTAAACCTAAAACGGCTGCACCGCCAAAACCAGGTGAAAAAATTGTTAATACAGCAAAACCAGTAGTAAGTTCAAGTCCGTTTTATGATGGTTTAATTGGGGTTTTGACAAGTATTAAAAACGTTCAGATTAATTATACCAAAAACAGCGGAACCGTTTTACCTGGTTATACGCCAAGTGTTGGGTTTTTAGGAACTTCTAAACCAAGTTTAGGATTCGTATTTGGAAGTCAGGATGATGTGCGTTATGAAGCTGCAAAAAGAGGATGGCTTACAACATATCAGGATTTTAACCAGAGTTTTACACAGGTTTCAAATAAACTTTTAAAAGTTACGGCAAACATTGATTTACTGCCGGATTTAAAAGTTGATTTATCAATGGACCGTTCTTATTCTGAAAATACTTCAGAACAGTATAGTGTAGATCCATCAACAAATGAGTATAAGCCGTTATCGCCTTATACTTATGGAATGTTTTCTATCTCGACTGTAATGATTAAAACGGCATTTTCACCAAGTGATGAAACACAATCAGCGGCATTTGATGATTTTAGAAGCAATCGTTTAATAATTGCAAATCGTCTGGCAGAAGGACATTATGGTTCTGGAGTTGCAATTCCGAGATATGGTGATGCAAATAATCCTATTCCGGCTGAAACAGATCCAAATTATGCGGTATATACAGCAAATCAAGGATACCCAATTGGATATACAAAAAGTAATCAGGCTGTTTTATTGCCGGCTTTCTTAGCAGCATATACAGGTTCAGATGCTTCAAGTTCTTCTACGAATATTTTTAGAAGTTTTCCAATTCCAAACTGGAGTATTAAGTATAATGGGTTAATGCGCTATAAGTACTTTAAAGATAAATTTAAACGTTTTTCATTACAGCACAATTATAGAGCATCCTATACTATAAACCAGTTTAGATCAAATTTTGATTACAACAGTTCGCCAAAAGTACAGGATGTAAATACTAATTTCTACAACGAAATTATAATGTCTAATGTCAATTTAGTAGAACAATTTAGTCCGTTAATTAGAATGGATTTTGAGTTGAAAAGCTCTTTAAGAGTTCTTTCTGAAATTAAAAAAGACAGAGCTTTATCGATGAGTTTCGACAATAATTTATTGACAGAAGTAAAAGGAATGGAATATATTATTGGTTTAGGATATCGCTTTAAAGATGTTATTTTCTCATCAAGATTAGCAGATAATCCAACCGGAATCATCAAAAGTGACATTAACATAAAAGCCGATTTTTCTTTAAGAAATAATGAAACTTTAGTACGTTACTTAGATTACGATAACAATCAGCTGGCAGCGGGACAAAATATCTGGTCTCTTAAATTAACGGCAGATTACTCGTTTAGTAAAAACCTGACTGCAATATTTTATTATGATCATTCGTTTTCAAAAGCAGTTATTTCGACGTCATTCCCGTTAACAAACATAAGATCGGGCTTTACACTTCGATATAATTTCGGAAATTAAATTTAGGTTTCTAAACCATTATTATTAGAAGATTATTACATTTGTTGCAGAATTATTAAAATATCAATTTTCAAACATACTATTATGAGCATACCAGCAAATTTAAAGTACACAAAAGATCACGAATGGGTTAGCATCGAAGGAGATGTTGCGACTGTAGGAATTACTCATTTTGCACAAAAAGAGTTAGGGGATATCGTGTATGTTGAAGTAGAAACTTTAGATCAGACACTTGATAAAGATGAGGTTTTTGGAACAGTTGAAGCTGTAAAAACAGTTTCAGATTTGTTTTTGCCTTTAACAGGAGAAATTATTGCTTTTAATGAAGATTTAGAAAGTGCGCCAGAAACAGTAAATTCTGATCCTTATGGAGCTGGATGGATGATTAAAGTTAAAATTGCTAATCCTTCAGAAATAGATTCTTTATTATCTGACGAAGCTTATAAACAATTAATCGGTGCCTAAACAATTATTGTTAATCTGGGCAATGTTATGCTCAGGAATTATTGCTTATTTTTGTTTAACAGACTCGAGTAATCTTCCTGCAGTAAGTTTTCCCAGCATTGACAAAATAGTGCATTTTTGCTTTCATTTTGGTTTTACCATTTCCTGGATTGTGTTTTTCAAAAAAGAACTGAAAGGAAAAGATGTTAATGATTATAAAGCCTACTTTGTTTCGTTTATATTTTCGGTTTTTTTCGGAATAACGATCGAAATACTGCAAGGTGTTTTAACAGTAACAAGATCATCAGATGTAACAGATGTTTTAGCAAATGCGCTCGGGGCCCTTGTGGCAGTTTTTACAGCGATAGCTTTAAAAAAACAAATCGATAAAATATAAGAATATAATTACCCACTTCGGTGGGTTTTTTATTGGCAGAAAATCAGCTTTATAAAACAGTATTTTTTATGAATTATAATGTACTTTTGCGCCATTCGATCTAACTTCTATATTATGAATGTTAAGCAGTACTTAGATTCAACTTATTTAAAAACAGCTTCTCAGGCCGGAATTTCGGAAGAGGACAATGTTGTTGTAGTTAAAAATACAATCGAAGAAGCGATTACAGAAAGTTTTAAGCTGATTATGATCAGGCCGGAATATGTGAGTCTGGCAAAAGACATGATCTTAAAGGCAAATTCGACTTTATTGGTTGGTACAGTAATAGATTTTCCGGAAGGAAAGTCAAGTTTAGAAACTAAAATTAAAGAAGCAAACGAAGCAATAGAAAACGGAGCTGATGATTTAGATTTTGTTTGTAATTACGAAGCCTTTAAAAACGGAGATGTAGATTTAATAAAACAAGAAATCTTAATTGGAACTCAAATAGGACTGGCGAACAACAAAACAGTAAAATGGATTATTGAAGTCGCAGCATTAACAGATAAAGAAATTATACAACTGTGCGCTTTAATAAAAAATGTTGTTATATCGAACTTTAAAGAAGAAGATTATGCTTCGGTATTTGTAAAATCATCTACAGGTTTTTATAAAACCGAAAACAATCTGCCAAATGGAGCAACAATTCCTACTATAATTATAATGCTGGAAAATGCATCGCCTTTGCCAGTTAAGGCTGCAGGCGGAGTTCGTTCTTATGAAGACGCAGTAGAAATGATTCGTTTAGGAGTTAAGCGAATTGGGACTTCGGCAGCAAAAGCAATTGCAAACGGAGAAAATACCACAAATCAATATTAAATAAAAGCCCC includes:
- a CDS encoding VanZ family protein, with translation MPKQLLLIWAMLCSGIIAYFCLTDSSNLPAVSFPSIDKIVHFCFHFGFTISWIVFFKKELKGKDVNDYKAYFVSFIFSVFFGITIEILQGVLTVTRSSDVTDVLANALGALVAVFTAIALKKQIDKI
- the deoC gene encoding deoxyribose-phosphate aldolase — its product is MNVKQYLDSTYLKTASQAGISEEDNVVVVKNTIEEAITESFKLIMIRPEYVSLAKDMILKANSTLLVGTVIDFPEGKSSLETKIKEANEAIENGADDLDFVCNYEAFKNGDVDLIKQEILIGTQIGLANNKTVKWIIEVAALTDKEIIQLCALIKNVVISNFKEEDYASVFVKSSTGFYKTENNLPNGATIPTIIIMLENASPLPVKAAGGVRSYEDAVEMIRLGVKRIGTSAAKAIANGENTTNQY
- the gcvH gene encoding glycine cleavage system protein GcvH; this encodes MSIPANLKYTKDHEWVSIEGDVATVGITHFAQKELGDIVYVEVETLDQTLDKDEVFGTVEAVKTVSDLFLPLTGEIIAFNEDLESAPETVNSDPYGAGWMIKVKIANPSEIDSLLSDEAYKQLIGA